The genomic segment TCTCTTAATGAGAAAGGAATTGAAGCAACAGATACTATTGGTGTAAGTGAGTTTCCGACGGATTCTAGGGATCCTTCTATGTTGGTTGACTTTGCTGATAGAGCGTTAAACTCTGCAAAGCTTAAGGGTAAGAACAGGATAGTAGCTTGGAACAAAGAGTTACAATAGTAGTGAAAGAATGTGTTTTATGTTTTTTACCATATCTTCAATTTCCCATACAAAATCTACAGCTCCTGCCTTTATAGCGCTTTTTGGCATTCCGAATATTGTTGAAGACTTCTCTCCTTGTGCAATTGTTATTGCTCCAATTTCGTGAAGTTTCTTCAGACCTTTAGCACCATCTGAGCCCATACCTGTCATTACTATACCTATGACATCTCTGCCGACGTTTTCTGCTATACTCTCAAAGAGGAGATCTACAGAAGGTCTAAATAGGAATCTACTATCTTCTACCACTCTAGCGAAGTACTTATTTTCACTTGAATGCACTACGAGATGTTTCCCTCCCTTTGCTATTATCACTTTCCCAGGTGATATTAGTTCAAAGTCTTTTGCTTCAACTATAGTTAAGTGTGGGTAAGAGTTTGCAAGTGATTTAGCAAACTCTAGTGTGAAAAACTCTGGCATGTGTTGGGCTATTACTATTCCCAGGGGAAAGTCTTTATCTATTTCTGAGAGAAGTTTCCTTATAGCAGGTGGTCCTCCTGTTGATATGCCAATTGCTATAAACTTGGGCTTTATTGCTTTCTTGCTTATTACTTCCGAAATTGGTGGATTCTCAAAAACTACGGGCGTGGATTCAACTATTCTTAGACTTTGGTCTATCTCTACTAAAACTTCGGATTTTGGTGATTTTTTTAGTCCCCACACCAAAACTTTCTCAAAAATTTCATTTTTGACTTTAGCTATGTCTAGGGATATAGGGCCTGAAGGTTTAGTAATGAAGTCTTTAGCTCCGAGGGATAAAGCTTTTATTGTTATTTCTGCTCCTCTTTTTGCAAAAGAAGAAAGGATTATTACTGGTATATCCTTACCTGTTTTTGAGTATTCTTCAAGGAACTGTATTCCGTCCATTTCTGGCATCTCTATGTCTAAAAGAATTACATCGTAATTGTTTTTTTGGATTTTGCTTAGAGCAACTTTACCATTTATGGCGGTGTCTTTCGGATTTATGAAAGGATGTGAAGCTAGTATTTCACTTATCATTTTCCTCATTAACGCTGAATCGTCAACTACAAGCACATCTATCTTGTCCATAAAAGAATGGTGTAACACTTGAAAAGATGTTTTCAAATTCTCTAAGTTTTGTTCTAGAGTTCTGATCTAGACATTTCTTTTCCCTTTGGCTATACCTGGTATTCTTGGAAACACATCCTCCTCCAGTGACGCTTCAACAGGCTTGAAATATCCAAGAGATGCTACCATTACTGCATTGTCTGTTGAGTATTTTGCTGAAGGTATGAAGCAATTTAGTGACTTGTCTTCTAGAAACTTTTTTCTGAGGTAAGAGTTGGCAGATACTCCTCCAGCTATAACTACGTTTCTTATATCTACGTCCTCTGAGAGCTTTTTTACTTTAAGGTAGAGAACATCAATGGCGGATTTCTGAAAAGATGCACATATATCTTTTATAGTTTTTTCGTCGCATTTGCTGATTTTCCTAAGAGTGTATAGGACACTTGTTTTTAGTCCACTGTAGCTAAAGTTATATCTATCATAAGGTTTTTCACTGGCTCCTAATGGAAACTTGAAGGCGTTTTCGTCTCCTTCTTTTGATAGCTTATCTATTATCGGTCCTCCGGGATATCCTAGTCCCAACATTTTTGATACTTTGTCAAAGGCTTCTCCAACAGCATCATCAACAGTATATCCTATGAGTTCTATGTCGTAGAAGCTTCTGACCAAGAACAAATTGGTGTGCCCTCCAGAGACTACTAGCCCTATAAATGGAAATTCAACTTCGTGTTCAATAAAAGATGAGAAAAGGTGTGCTTCAACATGATTTACCTTTATCAGAGGTTTTTCATAAAAGAATGAGATAGTCTTTGCTACATTAACCCCTATAAGCAATGATGAAGTCAACCCTGGACCGAATGTGACTGCTACCCTATCAATTTCGGTTAGGGATAAGTTAGCATCGTTTAAAGCTTTCTCCAAAGCCAAGTTTATAAACTCAAGGTGCTTTCTTGAGGCAAGCTCTGGTAAAACTCCCAGAAACTCCTTGTGAAACTCAACTTGTGAAATAACAACTTCGGATAAGATATTTCTGCCGTTCTCAACGATAGCAACGGAAGTTTCGTCACAAGAAGTCTCTATTCCCAACACTACCATATTCACTTCCTCTTTATGAGGATTTTTGATGGTCTATTGTTTTCTACTTCTATCACTTTGAAAACAAAATTTTTGTATTCGTAGAGGCTTCCGTATTTGGGAATGCTACCCGTTATATACATAAGAAAACCAGAAATGGTCCTCACATCCATATTTTCGTAGGTATCTCCGTCTATACTCATGCCGATCTCAGAAGCTACCTGTTCTACTGGTGCCCAAGCACTTACGATATACTCCTCTTCCGAGATTTTCTCTATTTCAAGTTCTTCGTCTTCCTTATTATCGCTCTCATCAAGTATCTCCCCTAGTATTTTCTCAAGAATATCTTCAAGCGTTATGATACCTATGTGGTTACCATACTCATCTACCACCACAGCGATGTTAGTTAGTTTCTCCTTCATAATGTTGAAAATGTCTAGCCCATTCATGTTTTCAGGAACAAATACTATCTCCCGTATTATCTCGCTTATCTTGAATTTGCCACCACTCTCAATATACTTATCATAGAAATCTTTGAAGAATATATACCCAACGATCTTTTCTGTATTTTTGTCAACTACCGGTAGTCTGGAATATTTGTATTTTCTGAATTTAGCTAGTATTTCCTCAGGTGTGGAATTGTAGTAACAGATTACAATATGTGGTCTGGGTAATACCATCTCTCCAGCGTTTATCTTTGAGAGATAGGATTGTATTCTTTTTTGTAAAGACAAGTAATTTTTGCGCTTAGGCATACTACTTTGATATGAAGTATCTTAGTCTTTCTAAAACGTCTGGAGGAATTTGTTCTTTATTTTCCTCAATATACTCTCTGAGTTTTTCAATTCTGTTGGTCAAATCTACGACTTTGTAATAATACACAGCATTACCAACCAGGTTGGATATTCCTTCCTGTAGGTTTCCACCCCTACCATCAATGTCAAAGTATCTAACCTTAAGGCCAACAACCTTGCTATCAAAAACTATGTTACTTAGAAATAAAGGAACTCCTTCCAGAAAGAGAAACATCTCATCTTGTTTGTATTCCTTGACGAAAAATACGGTATAAGTTTCATTTGAGATCAGCATTGAAGCTCCCGTAGTTGCGAGCATATGATATGCTGTATTGGTGGATTTGACTAAAAGTATCCTATGAGTTGTGCTAATAAACTTAGTTTTTCTGGTTATCACATAGTAGTCTTTGGCTGTGAGTGTGTTTCTGTTCTCGTAATCTTTTCCCCTGGTATCCAAGACTTTGACATCTTTATCCGATGTCCAATAAACTAGGTATCTTTTGTATAGGAATGTTCCGCTACCAAATTCATAGGGAAAGGAGATATCAAAGTAGTTTGTATTACTGAGGGTTGAGAAATAATAAAAAGCTTTTGGGAAAAACCATTTTGACAGTGTTTCTATGTTGACTTGGTTGGTTACAACGAGGTTTTTCTTAAAAGCTAGGTCTACTACACCATAGCGCAGAAGAATATATATCCTTTCTAGGAATTTTGCTTTTCTAAGAATACTTATATCAACTGGTTTACGGTTTTCGGATAGCATGTGTTCAGTTATCTCAAGCTCCTTTAGTCTCTCTAGTTTTCCGATGTCTATTTTGTCAAAGGT from the Brevinematia bacterium genome contains:
- the cheB gene encoding chemotaxis-specific protein-glutamate methyltransferase CheB; this translates as MDKIDVLVVDDSALMRKMISEILASHPFINPKDTAINGKVALSKIQKNNYDVILLDIEMPEMDGIQFLEEYSKTGKDIPVIILSSFAKRGAEITIKALSLGAKDFITKPSGPISLDIAKVKNEIFEKVLVWGLKKSPKSEVLVEIDQSLRIVESTPVVFENPPISEVISKKAIKPKFIAIGISTGGPPAIRKLLSEIDKDFPLGIVIAQHMPEFFTLEFAKSLANSYPHLTIVEAKDFELISPGKVIIAKGGKHLVVHSSENKYFARVVEDSRFLFRPSVDLLFESIAENVGRDVIGIVMTGMGSDGAKGLKKLHEIGAITIAQGEKSSTIFGMPKSAIKAGAVDFVWEIEDMVKNIKHILSLLL
- the tsaD gene encoding tRNA (adenosine(37)-N6)-threonylcarbamoyltransferase complex transferase subunit TsaD, with amino-acid sequence MVVLGIETSCDETSVAIVENGRNILSEVVISQVEFHKEFLGVLPELASRKHLEFINLALEKALNDANLSLTEIDRVAVTFGPGLTSSLLIGVNVAKTISFFYEKPLIKVNHVEAHLFSSFIEHEVEFPFIGLVVSGGHTNLFLVRSFYDIELIGYTVDDAVGEAFDKVSKMLGLGYPGGPIIDKLSKEGDENAFKFPLGASEKPYDRYNFSYSGLKTSVLYTLRKISKCDEKTIKDICASFQKSAIDVLYLKVKKLSEDVDIRNVVIAGGVSANSYLRKKFLEDKSLNCFIPSAKYSTDNAVMVASLGYFKPVEASLEEDVFPRIPGIAKGKRNV
- a CDS encoding CBS domain-containing protein, which produces MPKRKNYLSLQKRIQSYLSKINAGEMVLPRPHIVICYYNSTPEEILAKFRKYKYSRLPVVDKNTEKIVGYIFFKDFYDKYIESGGKFKISEIIREIVFVPENMNGLDIFNIMKEKLTNIAVVVDEYGNHIGIITLEDILEKILGEILDESDNKEDEELEIEKISEEEYIVSAWAPVEQVASEIGMSIDGDTYENMDVRTISGFLMYITGSIPKYGSLYEYKNFVFKVIEVENNRPSKILIKRK